The nucleotide sequence GTCATTTTCCTCTCTCTCCGCAAACAAGGGTGTAAATCAGCAAGTTATGCGATTTGCACCCTTTATTACACCCAAGAATTTAAGAGCAATAAAAAAACTGCACCCAAGCAATAATCTTGGGTATGACTTTTGGTATAGGAGAGTTCGTTCACTTCTATAACGATGAAACGACCTCATCACTTGCTAGCTCAGCAGAACGGCATTGTGGTGACTGCCTATAGTGGAAGTAACTAGAGCGAGGTGCAACTTTAAGCCAATAAGTCAAATCTGTCCCGAACCTAATTGGCTATTATTTTTTTTTGGGGGGGGAGTATGTTTATTGGCATGCCTTCCAGTTGGATACGTTTTTCTGCACTCAATGTCGGTACACAGATAAACAAGCGATTTATTGCACGACTGGCAGCCACATAATATACCCGATGTGAGTTGTTGTCATTTAGGTTTGGTGACAACAGGAACTCTAAGTCTTTTTCCTCTTTCAGAACAACAAACACGTTATCATACTCCTCTCCTTTTGACTTATGGATGGTTTTATGCTTGTTATTTGAATCACAATACTTCACTCCAAGGGCAGCATCTGCGTACGTGTGGTTCTGGTAGAAATCCCTGATTGCCGTGCCTTTAATCTTGGTTATTTCGACATGTAAATCATTTACCAGAAAATTGTAGAAATCCATCAGACTTCCGTCTTTGTAGTCTTTATAGCCATCCAGCAAGTATCTTAGAAGCACGATGGTTTGAATCCTATCGCGATCGATGATATCTAACTGATGCCAAGCATTTCGCAAGTCATTCATTCTTGTATATTCCACGGCCTTTATCAACGCCTTTATCACCATCTGACGCTCTGCATTGCTATCAAAATCCATCTCTAATATATTCTCTACCTCTCGCACCCCGTTCTTTTTACGCATGGAATTGGCAAGTATGTTTTGAAAGGCAAGCGATTGTATTTCGTCAGTTCCACTCTTTTCTATACACTGTTGGTAACAGTTAAGCATATCACCGACAAGCAATTCTGGCATCATTCCTTCTGATCCATTCAGCCAGTCTTGCGAAAAATCAGTTCTGACAATATTCAGCAAGTCTATTATCTGCTTCGTGCTACGCCTATTCCCTCGTATTTCATACTCCTGCATTTCTGGAACAGTAAAGCTGTCAAATTGCTGCACTGTAGCACCTAGAAAATCATAGATTGATTGTGCTTTATCGCCAACCACTCCCACAATTACCCCCTCATTGCCTAACTTGGCTAGTAAGTCAATCACAAAAGGTATTGTATCTTGAAATTCATCCACGAAAATATATGGGTATCTAGCCTTTATCAATGTGTATATGTTGGGGTATCTCGAAAGCAGAATCTGAGAAAAATACAAAATGTCATCAAAAGACATATACCCTCTACTCCATAGCCATCTTTTGAACCCCATATAGCAGTCATTGCCAACGAACCACTTGCCGAACTTTATTGGGAACCTTGGTTTATAATCGTTGTATGCAAGGTTTGAATAATGCCACGTGGCATTATTCAAACCTTGCAGATAGCTTCTGACATTCACCCATGACTTATTAATAAGCTTCAATACTGATATAGCTATTCCTTCTGACTTAAAATTAGAGTCATCTATAACCACAAGTTTGCTCAACTCCAACCCAAATTCTTTAGCTACCAGATGAATATAGGGCTTTACTATATTGGCATACAAGAAACTATGGATTGTACATACCTCAACCACGTCATTCCCCATATTCAAACGTGAAGTAATCGTATCGATACCCACGTTGGTATAAGTGATACAAGCCACCTTCCTCACCACATCAAGTTTGTGGCTATTTGACACCACATTCTTGATATGATTTATCAGCCAATGTGTCTTTCCGGCACCAGGCCCAGCAGTCACCTTAAATGGTTCGTCTATAGGTATAGTTTGTTCTGATTTTATGATAGTAGCCATTTTAATGCATCAATAATATATTGGGGAACATGAAACTCTTTTCTTTCTGCTTCTGGTTTCTCTAGGTTATCCATAAGTGTCACGTTTAGTTCCAGCGCATTACTGCCTTTTGAAACGGAGTTCAAATAACGCGATGCAAGTAAGGCTTTTCTCTTTTCTTCATCCTCCCACCCCGATTGGTCTATTGATGACTTTATACGTGTATTAGCCTCACTGTTTCGCATTTTATCCATCATCTTGTTCACATCCAGTTCTGTCATCATTGCTTTTATCTCGTCCCGATTGGACACAGAGTCAGTCAATAACAGTTCACAATTGGGATTCTCACGCATTAGGTCATACTCCAGCGTTTTTCCATACGTTACATCTTGCCTGTAGAACCTAATGTTAGGATGGACTACATATTGATCTACTTCTGTATCAGCATGATGCTTATAGTCGTAGTTGTCTGTATCTATATTGTACTCATATGGGTAACAAACTTCATAATTTCTGTCATCTCCTTTCTTTTTTCGACAGGGGTCAATATCAGTCAAGCAGACAATCTTCTTGTTGATGGTATATGGATTTTTCGTATCAAATAACTTTAAAAAGTGGTTGAAATAGCGACCTCCCATATTCACCACTAGCACATGCTCATCTGTAAGGTTCTTATTCAAATACCTGGCAAAGACTGGGAGCAGCAACTCCTCTGC is from Prevotella melaninogenica and encodes:
- a CDS encoding ATP-dependent helicase gives rise to the protein MATIIKSEQTIPIDEPFKVTAGPGAGKTHWLINHIKNVVSNSHKLDVVRKVACITYTNVGIDTITSRLNMGNDVVEVCTIHSFLYANIVKPYIHLVAKEFGLELSKLVVIDDSNFKSEGIAISVLKLINKSWVNVRSYLQGLNNATWHYSNLAYNDYKPRFPIKFGKWFVGNDCYMGFKRWLWSRGYMSFDDILYFSQILLSRYPNIYTLIKARYPYIFVDEFQDTIPFVIDLLAKLGNEGVIVGVVGDKAQSIYDFLGATVQQFDSFTVPEMQEYEIRGNRRSTKQIIDLLNIVRTDFSQDWLNGSEGMMPELLVGDMLNCYQQCIEKSGTDEIQSLAFQNILANSMRKKNGVREVENILEMDFDSNAERQMVIKALIKAVEYTRMNDLRNAWHQLDIIDRDRIQTIVLLRYLLDGYKDYKDGSLMDFYNFLVNDLHVEITKIKGTAIRDFYQNHTYADAALGVKYCDSNNKHKTIHKSKGEEYDNVFVVLKEEKDLEFLLSPNLNDNNSHRVYYVAASRAINRLFICVPTLSAEKRIQLEGMPINILPPQKKIIAN